The nucleotide window ttgTCAACCCAATATTATTAATTAACCAGGTTGTCACCGAAATAATTAGAATATAATAGTAGccctatctttaaaaaaaaaaaatctttgctGCCAATACTGTTTTCTATGTTTGTTTTTAACTTAATACTTTGGGATACTAGTGCACAAAAAACACTGACAAATACAGTGTTTTACTCCAATCTGGCAACCCTCATAAAATCCTACATAGCAACTGTAATATGCCAGAAACCAATGTTAAGAAACATTTGAATCTAGATCACATTTACCACAGTGTACAGAATCTGTACGTACCTCAGGTAGCATTTGTAATGATGAGTGCGGTCAGAGCTTGAATCTGTGGGAGAGAATAAACCAGTAATGAACAAGGACCGTGTGAAGGTGAAGCTATAGTTTCATAGCACTTTGACCATATCTTAGTTGTCATCATTGCATTGATAACGTGAAGTAATAGAACATACACCTTTAGTCATACGGCTGAAGTTCTTGACAACTCACCATCTACAAAACTAACACCTGCAAGATGCTGTACTTTCTTCTGTTTCATTGTACTACATTGCTTGGTGTTTCCTCTAAATCTGATGATGCCTAATAGAAGGAAACATATTACTCAATAAAACATTTCTAGTTCAGCCCCAGAGTAAGTAGAGCAATAATAACATCTGCTCAGCTAACCTTAGCACAGTGACTGTTCAACATGTAGATTATATCAACATACCTCTACAGCATTTACTGTCACTGGAGAAAAAGTCACTGGTGTTGGACTTTTTCTCCTCCTTAGAATTACAATtcttcttcttattattattattattgcaggAGCTATTAGGACTGATGCCAGAACAACACCAATGATGAGTCCAGGTTCTATTTGTGAGGATTGTGGTCCACATTCAGAATTGGACAAATGAGTTCCTGGTCTAAGTTCTTGAAGACCTAAGGATTTACACCTGTAACACATAATGTAACAGTCTGCGACAGCAATTTGATCATTCAACTTCCCGTTCAATTGAAGATTTGTACTGTAGTATATTGTATTATTTATCTTAGACTTTTGATTTATGTAAATGTATGTGAACTTACTCTGTGTGTGGCTGGCAGGATGTAAATGATCCATCTGAATAGGTGTCACCAGTACAGTCAGAACACATCGTATCTGTAGATGTTGTTCCTGCACAAATACATCATTGCATTTCATTTTCCCCCTACTAATTATATTATATTTACTGTTAATGATTATTCACACTGAATTTACCAACTTGACTCAATTGAATTATGACAACACAATTAGTATTATGAGTGAGACAGAAGACCAACCTGTGTGACTGATGTATTGGCCAGGTTTACAGCTGCTGTGTCTCTGGGCTGCTCTACAACCATCCTTAGTTGGGTCTAGACAGTAGAACCCCTCCAGTGTCCCACAGACAGTGTCTGATGAAGGTGTACATGGCTGCTTTACCATCAAACCCAAACCTATAGAGAAAACATGGCATGTATTATCTGATGTAGATACAACTGACATATCCTCATAGCATAACAACAGACTAACATATCAGTGTTTGTGTCTTGgtttcagtacagacacacagcaccacTCTTACCTGGATCACAGTTGGTACACACTTTGCATTTTATGAGACCATTGGGCTC belongs to Salvelinus alpinus chromosome 28, SLU_Salpinus.1, whole genome shotgun sequence and includes:
- the LOC139557793 gene encoding tumor necrosis factor receptor superfamily member 14-like isoform X2; this translates as MAQFGTLIWTITIILVLESIGSCIACGRAEYRIGDDCCLMCWPGYCVHSHCTKFTSIPVCMLCIDSTFLDEPSGKTTCNNCTTCDPGLGLMVKQPCTPSSDTVCGTLEGFYCLDPTKDGCRAAQRHSSCKPGQYISHTGTTSTDTMCSDCTGDTYSDGSFTSCQPHTEFKL
- the LOC139557793 gene encoding tumor necrosis factor receptor superfamily member 14-like isoform X1, with amino-acid sequence MAQFGTLIWTITIILVLESIGSCIACGRAEYRIWDECCPMCSPGNCVHRHCTEFTSTSCVPCVDSTFLDEPNGLIKCKVCTNCDPGLGLMVKQPCTPSSDTVCGTLEGFYCLDPTKDGCRAAQRHSSCKPGQYISHTGTTSTDTMCSDCTGDTYSDGSFTSCQPHTECKSLGLQELRPGTHLSNSECGPQSSQIEPGLIIGVVLASVLIAPAIIIIIRRRIVILRRRKSPTPVTFSPVTVNAVEASSDLEETPSNVVQ